GACGACTTAACTAATATTCTAATATGagtcaagtcagaagaaaccaaggagaacaacagtaaatacttacttatctagtgaatccaacaattcaattaccaattaattaatccaacagcttcaagtcaaaatggcatccaacgacattatttctactaacgtcccttctaaggtccctactaccgatactgaggaatatccagtccaacaTGGTAGCGCCGCTAAGACACCTATTGTCCCCTCAGACAATCAGGCAAGTCCAGAGGAATCAGGTAGCATCGATGTCGAGCATAAGGCCAATGCCGACGACGAAGCGTCCGGATCCCACGAAGGTCATCatgaaaatttttcaaaggattcaacaaaaaccgGAACTCCACAGGACACCCTACACAAAGAGCCTGTGGACGGTTCTCCCGTTCCAAATTACGCCCAACAAAGCTGGTACTACCATACACAGCCACCGCCACAGTTTTATTCATCTCCATACGCTAATTATGGGCCTGGTCCTTACACTCCTCCGTGGGCCAACATGAATATGCCCATCCCAGGAGCTAACACGAACCCAGATAAAACTGGAGGACATTATCAAACAACGGGTCCATCTGGGGACAGCTCCCAATACAACCCTGCTTACTACTTCCCGTACCAATTGGAACCAAAACCAGGGTTGCAAAGCCAAACAACGACCGAATGTACTTTCGGCCAATTGCACAATCCCAGAAAAACATTCACTCTGTCAAAGGTAAACTCACCTCACTATTACGACAGCTGGGTAAGAGAAATGTGCCAGGCAATGCTCGAGCAAAACTTGGGCCACCTCATTCCAACAGAGGATAACAAAACCCCAGAAACCCCAGAACCTGCAGAGAAGAGGTACATAGAAGAAATCCATATAGCATGTGTGcctgaagaaaaatacccAAAGTGGTTAAAGTCGAGTTACGACGAAGGTGAAGCACTAATTGACTGCTTCAAGGaaggaattagaagaataaaGGCGGAAGAAGACCCTGAGGCAATCGTGTTAGCCCTAGCTGGACTAACACTAGACTACAGAGAGTCTATTCCCAACTTCGCCAAGAGATTAAGGAAAATCCACCAGAGAACGGTAAACGCAAAATTCCCCATGGCAGAAAAGATCGTCATTTCCAGAGCACTAAAGGCTCTACCAGAACGATACGAGAAAGTTGAcatcaacttcaccaaatcaAACGATCAGAGCTTCAATAACTTCATAAACATTCTCCTAACAACGGAGCCAAGGATGAAAAGCTCAAATCAATATGATAATCAACGGTTTTACACCAATTCCGAAAGGAAGCAGGTGGACAGACGTCCAAACAGAAAAACCGTACAACACATTGGATCAAAAACCGTAGAGGGGGATCTTAGGCCTGACTCAGAGGTCCAGGAAGAATAATTCCCCCGTCGATCCCCAGAGAGACTTTATGCTTGATGGGGGAGCAACAGTCTCTGTGATATATGACAAAAAGTTAATTCACAATTTTACATCTCAATCTAATCAAATTCTTGTCGACGTTCAACAAAACGAAGTCGCCGTTAAAGGTGAGGGTAACTTAGAACTCAAGTTTAAGGGCAAACGAATTTCCCTACCCGCCATATATGCACCATCAACACACACCAATATCATCAGTGTAGAAGATCTAACAAAATCACAGGCGTATCTAGATCTAAGAAGGAACTGCCTGCTATCCAAGAACGGGAAAACCATCGCTCCGACGCACAAGTTCGCGGGCCTAAGGTGGTTATCTCGCAAAAATGCTATAGAACTACCAAACCAGACTCAATCAGTCTACGCAATCACACCCAGATCGGTAAGATCTGCGCCAGACAAGTTCTCTCTGACAAGCATCCACAACATGTTTGGACATATGAATATCAATTACATCCGAGAATCATTCAGAAAAGGCTTAATTCAAGGTGTGAAAGAAGACGATGTAGACTGGACAGGAGTAAGCTCATTCCAATGCCAATACTGTATGGAAGGAAAAGCCAAACGTAATAACCATTACGTGAACGCTAGAAAAGATTATACGAAGGAATATCTTCCTTTCGAATACTTGCATACCGACGTTTTTGGACCAGTAAGAGTACAAAGAACCCGTACTACTCCAAGGTACTTCATTGCATTCATAGACGAGGTCACAAAATACATATGGACCTTCCCGTTACTACATaaaacagcagaagaagtagcCCCGACATTCAAGGAAGTCGTCATGCTGATTTATACACAGTTCAACACGAGAGTGAAAACCATCCAAATGGACAAAGGATCGGAATACCTGAACACTAAGGTACAGAAATTCCTAAGGGAAAGAGGAATTGTTTCGAGAGAAACGACCGTTGCTGATTCAAAAGCAAATGGAGCCATAGAAAGACAGCACTATACACTCTTGAATGACTGTAGAACGTTCTTGCGACAAGCTAACCTACGCCCTAGATTGTGGTATCATGCCGTCGTATACTCTACAGTAATGAGAAATTCACTCCTAAATAGAAGTATAGGAACGTCCCCGAGAAACAGGGCGGGGATGTCGGGACTGTCATTCAGAGACATTCTTCCCTTCGGACAACCCGTGATTGTCCACTTACCCAACCCAAAATCGAAACTACAAGCTCGAGGAGTCCTAGGCTATGCTCTCCATCCATCCACTAGATCATACGGCTACATCATAGTCgtaggaaagaagaagaaaataccTATCGACACTCGAAACTACCGAGTCCTGAACTACCCACCAGGTGCAACAATCTCAGAAGATGAGGTACAGTACATGATCGACCGTATGGAAAATAACGACGCAGAATCTCAAGGCGATATAGAGTCGAACTTTGAACCAAATTATACGGATATGGAGCAACCCATTCACCACACAGCGGACTATTTCCCGAACACAACCGCCTCAAATATCGAGACAGACCAATACAATAATGATAGCTTTGGTCTGCATTACGGGGGTGATTCCGTACCACCCGAGTCGTCCAGTAGCGAGGACGAACTGTTCCCCACAGACGAATCAGAAAACGATTCAGACTCATCGGACCAATCattcaatgatgatggagaCCCCATGTCCCCTCCATATTCCGGGGGTGAGGAACAGTTAGTACCGACAGCAGCCCCGATTAGACGCGTTCCACCAATGGAACCACCATCTCCTGTCGAGGACTCTCCCCCACCGTTATCTGGGACAGACCTTGACGACTTATTTGGAGAATCTAACATAAATAATTACATCCCAGAAGATACAGATCTACTGGCACTAAACCATGAATCTGTTCCGGAACCCGATACCGCGGTACCAGCAACAACGaacattgaacaagataatGTTCTACCATTAGAAACTAACGAAAACTCTAACCCTCCAAATGATAGCTCGGACCAGTCAGGCGACGAGTCAGGCGAACAGTCAGGCGAAGAGTCCGGCGAGGAGTCAGTCGACAACAGACTCAAGTCCATACCTATtttcaatggaaacaagCACAAAGATGCAAGAATTGCTGAAGCAGATTTGGATTCTTTGTACGGGGGTGGAGATAATacagaaaataacaatggACCAACTTTAGAAGAGGTGTTCAGATCGATCGAAGAAGATCCATTCATGCTAACACAGAAAAGACCGAGATCACGTGCCCGATATCGAGAATCTAACCAAGACAGTTGCGATTCCGGGAGTGACTACGAGTCAAGTTCAGACTCAGACGGGTCATCTGACGAGTCACCTCAGAAGGGAAGAAAGATACAACGGGTAAACTACGTAAACGCGGTTCAGAAACCTGTGAGTGTGATCCCATTGAATATGTCCTTGAACTATTCCCAGGCAATATCTCGGAACagaaacgaagaagagaaggatgCTTTCCAGAAGGCATACCAGAAGGAAATAGCACAGCTAACCAAAATGAACACATGGAACGAAGAATTAATAGATGCCTCTACTCTTCCtaagaaaaagattctAAACTCAATGTTCATTTTCACCACTAAAAGAGATAACTCCAAGAAGTGCAGACTAGTCGCTAGAGGTGACCAACAAGCCGCAGACACGTATGACACTGAGCTAAAGGCAAATACAGTGGACAACCTAGCTCTCATGACAGTCTTAGCACTGACACTAGACTACAACCTGACCGCATTCCAACTTGACATCTCATCAGCTTACCTCTACGCTGACCttaaggaagaattgtACATTAGAGCACCACCACACATGAAtgccaagaacaaggtaCTAAGACTAAATAAATCACTCTATGGGCTAAAACAGAGTGGAGCAAATTGGTACGAACTAATCAGATCGTTCCTAATTAAGAAATGTGACCTGATTGAAGATAGAATGTGGAAGTGCGTTTTTAGAGACAAAGAACCGCTGAAACTTATTATATGTCTTTTTGTCGATGACATGCTGGTTGTAGGAAACGACGTCAAGtatatcaagaaattcataTCAAAGCTATCTAAGAGATTTGATACAAAGATTGTAAATGATGGTTCACACAGGCCAGAAGATGGAGTAAACGAGTATGACATTTTGGGCATAGAATTAGAgtataagaaaaaagaatacatgAAGTTCGGAATGCAGAAGTCTCTAGAGGACAAGCTGCCACAACTGGGAATACCCCTACTCCCAAACGCTAAAATCAGGAAGGTTCCGGGGGTGCCTGGAGACTACATCTTCTCAGGAAAGGAACTGAAATTAAATGAAAGAGAATATAAAAGCAAAGTTAAACACCTGCAAAGAATTGTAGGACTAGCGTCCTACGTAGGACATAAGTTCCGGTTTGACATCTTGTACTACGTGAACATCTTAGCACAACATCAACTGTATCCCAGCGCCAAGGTCCTAGACAGGGCTGCACAATTATGCCAATACTTGTGGGATACAAGAGATAAGAAACTAGTTTGGCATTATTCTGGTCCCAAGGAAAACAACGTTACCGCTGTATCAGATGCAGCATTTGCAGGGAACCAAGATTTTAAATCACAATCAGGAACTCTTTACCTGAGAAACAACAAGCCCATAGCAGccaaatcaagaaaaatcaagttAACTTGTATCTCGTCCACAGAAGCCGAGATATACGCAATCAGTGAAAGCCTGCCAATACTACGTGGGTTAGAACACCTAGTAAACAAGTTACAAGACATAAAAGCAACAGTAAAGGTTAAAACAGACAGTCAACCATCAATGGCAATAATAAACGGCACGGATGACTCAGCATGCCTCAAGAAACACATTGGTAGTAGGGCAATGAGGATAAGAGATGAGTGCGATGATCTCGGACTTACACTCGAATATATCCccacaaaagaaaacaatgctGACGTTTTAACCAAACCCCTATCCGTGAAGCTATTCAAACTTCTCACAGAGGACTGGATACAATAGCTTTCTCCTAGTAGGGGGTGTGTTGATCCTGGCCGTCCTACGACGTTGTCTAGGGcgccagatattataccaactataaaagctaaggctaaagcctagatatactaggatcaaggctaaagcatttgataattgatttgattccaaaaagtatataagtagaaggtttcttcatccaattcccactttcgaattgacaacttacttactatccaattataagtcaagtcagaagaaaccaaggagaacaacagtaaatacttacttatctagtgaatccaacaattcaattaccaattaattaatccaacagcttcaagtcaaaatggcatccaacgacattatttctactaacgtcccttctaaggtccctactaccgatactgaggaatatccagtccaacaTACCCGCCCCAATTCAGAACATTCCTTCTCTAAGTTCGTGTTACCCTCCCCGCTACATTTGGTCCATCCTCCACATTTGTCGTCGTTACCCTCCCTCTTCTGTATGTTACCCGCCCTGTATTATACCTCACTTTTCCcactatttcctatttcggAAACCtcgtttttcatgttcttttctttttattcGTGCGACGTTACATTCTCCTGCATtctcctttcttttttccacCTGCTATTCCAGCTTCCTGTATTTCTCAGAATCCATTTCCTATTATGGTAAGTATGTTTAGTTcacgtttcttttcctagTTTCCTCTTGTGCACCTGTTTCTGACTATCCTCCTTGGTCTTCCTTTGTCCCTTATTTGTCCCTTATGTGTCCCTTATGTGTCCCTCATCTTCCCTCCCGGTCTATCGTGCCCACAGTTTCCCATATTACCCGCACTTCACTTTTCATACACTTTGACTACCTTGACCAATCTTGCTCCTCTTGccatcaaacttcatctcacaTCCACTTCCTCAACCTATGTTTCtactgttacccggatgtGTGTCTCTCCCTAACCCAACCTTACTTACTGTCTTTCCCTTCCACTCTTTCCTCCCCCTCCTCCaacttttgattttcattttcttcctcatcacTTCACACGGTGCGAACATACCCACTTCTCCtttgtctttctcttccCTCTATTCCTTCCCCCATAATCAGTCTTCCGTTACCCGCACAATACATAACCCCAAACTTTCCTTTCCTGCTCCCTCTTACCTACCCACCACCCACtccaaacttcatctcaaACCTCACTGTCACCTTCCCTCTTACCCGGACACACCTTCCTATCACGTGCCTCCTCTCTCctctctttttcattttcttcatcatcactttaCACGGCACGAACCTACGCTCTTCTCCCCATAGCCAGCAGCTAATACTTGTCACTCTCGCTCTCCCCCTCTTCTCacttctcattttcattttttgtttttcatttttcatttttcattctctcAAGTAGAGCAAGTAGTCTGAAAATACTCCCCCAGCCCAAGGGACCCCCCTTGCAAAATCATCCTCCTCATCCTCTCTCCATCACTCTGCACAACTTCCACCCGtaatacaaacaaaaaataaaaaaataaaaaacacatCACTTTACATACACATTCTACACTATGTTTTTCTCAAACTTCCAATTGGAACCGCCCTGCTTAGCTCCGCTGCTTAGGTCTGTCGCTTAAGTCCGTCTTCTTTAATAAGACATTACCTAATTGTGGCAGCACATGTAATACTAAGCTACTACACGGCGCGAGATCCCAGATGCCAGATCCCAGATGCCAGATCGGAGATGCCAGATCTGAGGTGAGCTGTGCTCACAACTATAACAATTATAACTATACTATAACTACAAGGAAAATAAAGGTTTCTGTGGGACACACCTCGAGCTGAGCGTTCTTTAATGCTTCGCGTCAGTCTGATTTTTCATTGGTACTCTCACTAACCCTAGTTGAACCCTAGTAACACTCTAGTAGCACCCCAGTTAAACCCCAGTTAAACCCTAGTAACACTCTAGTAAGACCCTAGTAAGACTCAGCAATGGGAAAAAACGTCTTCATTGTGTTCGCTCACCCAGAACGCAATTCTTTAAACGGTTGTTTGCTAGACGTGCTTGTTGATCAATTAACCTCCCAGGGAGATCACGTCAAAGTCAGCGATTTGTATCGAATGAACTGGAAGAGTGAAGTTGACATTGCCGACTTCCCTGCCTACCCAGCTGATCAGAAGTTTAACCCAGAACTAGCCTCCAAGAACCACACCGCCAACGGCACCCTGACAAAGGATGTCGttgaagaacaacaaaaactcttGTGGGCCCACACAATTCTCTTTGTCTTCCCAATCTGGTGGTTCAATTTGCCAGCCATCCTAAAGGGCTATATCGACAGAGTGTTTTCTAACGGTTTTGCATACAACTACTCCGAGCACCCCGAATTGAGCGACCCACAAGTTTTAAAAACGAAGACTGTCTCCGGCAGAAATGCTTCTCTTGTTGTCACTCTAGGTGGCTCTCCAGAGAATGCCTACAAGCCAGGCAACCCAGGAGACCCAAATGAGGTTGTCAGCAAGTTGCTATCCGCAACATTGACCTCCTTGGAGTACTCTGGCATCAATGTTATCGATCCTTTGTACTTGTACGATGCCAATACTCAATCCGAAGCAAAGGTTaaagaatttcaaacacAGGCTAGGAAATTCGCCAGCGACTTGCCCAACTAGATAACTAAATTAAGACATTAAGTAGAAATGTACTACATATCCAATTCTTACATTTGAATTGACTGTGTCGACTTTATGTCAGACATAGGAAACCCCGTGCCTACACACTGGAAGCTCCACCCCCAATCTCACTTTCCTGTCCCAATTCTCACTTCCCTTCTCTAATCTTCAAATAAATATCATATAAATATTATCTTGTCCAGCTGCCGGgtaactaactaactacACTACACAAACCTATCTCACTTAAATACTACTGAACAACACTATCACCAACCCTATGATCATCGCAATCGCTCCGTACACAACAGACACGTAGTTCATGTTCGACACTGTCACAGGTTTCACATAAGGAAAAGACAGCATAACCAGGCAAAACAATGCGTACACCACCGTCATCGTGTGTGGAATCACGCCCCATTTACTGGGTGCTTTGACCGCCTCATCGCCGGCTTCCCTTTCgcacttttcaatgaacCTGTTCCGGCCTCTAACAAGCAGTATCACACTCGGAATGGCGTATGACACGATTAGAAGCGTCACTGCTGCCGATATGATGGCATTGAACGCCTTCGTGCTGCCCAGCATGATGCACCCTATAATCGCAACAAGAACCTGCGAGAACAGGTGTGCATACAAGGGcaccttgttcttggaaTCGATACTCGCAAACCTGGCCGTTACCAATCGCGACAGCGTTCCCTCCGGCCTCATCGCCTCCATCTCCCTCGATAACGCCCACAACATCCGCGACTGCCATGTCCCACTCGCAACACCGCATGTCAGGCCGGCCACGATGGTGGACGCTTGCATGAACACCGCCAAGTTTCGGTTTCCCGTCGCCTGGTAATAGATTGTCACAGCTGGCGCAATCGATTCCAACACAGCGCTCGTGTCGCGGACGCAGTAAAAGAGCGCAATCGAATACGAGAAACTCGTGACGAAACCAATCACAATGGTGGTCATGATGACTTTGGGCACCAGCACTCTCGCTGCAGCATGGCCAACCTCGTCCACCATGTGCGTTGCTGAGTCGATCCCCACGAACGACCATAGTGGGTTGATGAGGCTGACCAGGAACGCCATTCCATTGGACTTCCACCCGGTGTTGTTGTGGAACTTGTAGAAGATGTCTTCGCTCTTAGGCCAAGGCTGTTCGGCGATGGTGTCGCTTCTTGAAACGAGACACAGGATAAATGTGATGGCGTACGAGAACAGTGACATTGCTAGCCCAAAGGAGGACAGGAATGGCAAGCCCCTGTAATTGCAATTGAACGCagtcaaaaaaatggtCAGTATTTCGTACAGTAGGAATGTATGCCACCGCTTCAACTCGAAAGAGGGATGCAGAATGGAGTGGATACCCATTATACTGTATATCAATGAAGACACAATACTTGCTGTCGTGAACACGCAACCAAAATAGTTGATTAGGCCAACCGCTATCGCCATGTGCTTCTGGAAAGACGAACGACAGCTGTTCGAGTCCATGGTGCTTAGCTTCAAGAGCTTATCATCCGTGGTCTCGTCTTCTTTCTGTGACAACTTGCTGATGTCAAGAGCGCTGGATGACTTCTCTCTAACCGAGAGCTCTTCGACATCACCGACCGCACTTCTCTCAAGAAGTTTTAACGTCCAAAAACTCGTTCCAGCGCTATTAGGAAGCAACCGGGAGAATTCTGAGAGCGAATACCCACACATCAAAGTCAACACAAAAGCGAATATAAGACCGTAGACGACCGCAGGTTGACCTGCGCCTGAAAGCCCCACGACAAATGATGAGGAAACGCCTAGCCATGAGTTGGTCAGCGAGAACGACATGCCTATCAATGGCCACCATGAGTAGTTATGGGCAAGTTTTCCCGCCTTTTGAGAAGCACCAAGAGAGCTGGAAGAATCCGAGACACTCATTTTGCGTACGTTGCTCTTAGCTTTGTTTGTCGATTTTTCTATAGAACATCTGCTTATGCTGTAAGTTGTGATTGATTCCCTCTCAATGCCCAAGATGATGGTCCTTTATATACCATTTCCTTGTAGACGATGCTTGACCATAAATggttggattttttttttcagcgTATGGTCATTAATTTGTTGTCTTGGCCAGcactctctctcttgtCTGAACTGGTATGTGTATTTTGAGTCATGGTAGTCTGACTATCTCTAATATCACTGCTTAGAAGTGGAAAAGTTAACATTTTACTTGCATGTATTTACTTGCTATCAACATATAGACTATCCAAACCAGGCATTTTCTTGAGAGCTGTGCCCAAGTCCTGTGT
The Kluyveromyces marxianus DMKU3-1042 DNA, complete genome, chromosome 1 DNA segment above includes these coding regions:
- the TY2B-GR2 gene encoding uncharacterized protein, encoding MLDGGATVSVIYDKKLIHNFTSQSNQILVDVQQNEVAVKGEGNLELKFKGKRISLPAIYAPSTHTNIISVEDLTKSQAYLDLRRNCLLSKNGKTIAPTHKFAGLRWLSRKNAIELPNQTQSVYAITPRSVRSAPDKFSLTSIHNMFGHMNINYIRESFRKGLIQGVKEDDVDWTGVSSFQCQYCMEGKAKRNNHYVNARKDYTKEYLPFEYLHTDVFGPVRVQRTRTTPRYFIAFIDEVTKYIWTFPLLHKTAEEVAPTFKEVVMLIYTQFNTRVKTIQMDKGSEYLNTKVQKFLRERGIVSRETTVADSKANGAIERQHYTLLNDCRTFLRQANLRPRLWYHAVVYSTVMRNSLLNRSIGTSPRNRAGMSGLSFRDILPFGQPVIVHLPNPKSKLQARGVLGYALHPSTRSYGYIIVVGKKKKIPIDTRNYRVLNYPPGATISEDEVQYMIDRMENNDAESQGDIESNFEPNYTDMEQPIHHTADYFPNTTASNIETDQYNNDSFGLHYGGDSVPPESSSSEDELFPTDESENDSDSSDQSFNDDGDPMSPPYSGGEEQLVPTAAPIRRVPPMEPPSPVEDSPPPLSGTDLDDLFGESNINNYIPEDTDLLALNHESVPEPDTAVPATTNIEQDNVLPLETNENSNPPNDSSDQSGDESGEQSGEESGEESVDNRLKSIPIFNGNKHKDARIAEADLDSLYGGGDNTENNNGPTLEEVFRSIEEDPFMLTQKRPRSRARYRESNQDSCDSGSDYESSSDSDGSSDESPQKGRKIQRVNYVNAVQKPVSVIPLNMSLNYSQAISRNRNEEEKDAFQKAYQKEIAQLTKMNTWNEELIDASTLPKKKILNSMFIFTTKRDNSKKCRLVARGDQQAADTYDTELKANTVDNLALMTVLALTLDYNLTAFQLDISSAYLYADLKEELYIRAPPHMNAKNKVLRLNKSLYGLKQSGANWYELIRSFLIKKCDLIEDRMWKCVFRDKEPLKLIICLFVDDMLVVGNDVKYIKKFISKLSKRFDTKIVNDGSHRPEDGVNEYDILGIELEYKKKEYMKFGMQKSLEDKLPQLGIPLLPNAKIRKVPGVPGDYIFSGKELKLNEREYKSKVKHLQRIVGLASYVGHKFRFDILYYVNILAQHQLYPSAKVLDRAAQLCQYLWDTRDKKLVWHYSGPKENNVTAVSDAAFAGNQDFKSQSGTLYLRNNKPIAAKSRKIKLTCISSTEAEIYAISESLPILRGLEHLVNKLQDIKATVKVKTDSQPSMAIINGTDDSACLKKHIGSRAMRIRDECDDLGLTLEYIPTKENNADVLTKPLSVKLFKLLTEDWIQ
- the Nqo2 gene encoding NAD(P)H-dependent oxidoreductase, which gives rise to MGKNVFIVFAHPERNSLNGCLLDVLVDQLTSQGDHVKVSDLYRMNWKSEVDIADFPAYPADQKFNPELASKNHTANGTLTKDVVEEQQKLLWAHTILFVFPIWWFNLPAILKGYIDRVFSNGFAYNYSEHPELSDPQVLKTKTVSGRNASLVVTLGGSPENAYKPGNPGDPNEVVSKLLSATLTSLEYSGINVIDPLYLYDANTQSEAKVKEFQTQARKFASDLPN
- the BIO5 gene encoding 7-keto 8-aminopelargonic acid transporter produces the protein MSVSDSSSSLGASQKAGKLAHNYSWWPLIGMSFSLTNSWLGVSSSFVVGLSGAGQPAVVYGLIFAFVLTLMCGYSLSEFSRLLPNSAGTSFWTLKLLERSAVGDVEELSVREKSSSALDISKLSQKEDETTDDKLLKLSTMDSNSCRSSFQKHMAIAVGLINYFGCVFTTASIVSSLIYSIMGIHSILHPSFELKRWHTFLLYEILTIFLTAFNCNYRGLPFLSSFGLAMSLFSYAITFILCLVSRSDTIAEQPWPKSEDIFYKFHNNTGWKSNGMAFLVSLINPLWSFVGIDSATHMVDEVGHAAARVLVPKVIMTTIVIGFVTSFSYSIALFYCVRDTSAVLESIAPAVTIYYQATGNRNLAVFMQASTIVAGLTCGVASGTWQSRMLWALSREMEAMRPEGTLSRLVTARFASIDSKNKVPLYAHLFSQVLVAIIGCIMLGSTKAFNAIISAAVTLLIVSYAIPSVILLVRGRNRFIEKCEREAGDEAVKAPSKWGVIPHTMTVVYALFCLVMLSFPYVKPVTVSNMNYVSVVYGAIAMIIGLVIVLFSSI